Proteins from a single region of Felis catus isolate Fca126 chromosome B4, F.catus_Fca126_mat1.0, whole genome shotgun sequence:
- the LOC123386865 gene encoding LOW QUALITY PROTEIN: uncharacterized protein LOC123386865 (The sequence of the model RefSeq protein was modified relative to this genomic sequence to represent the inferred CDS: substituted 1 base at 1 genomic stop codon): MGQTLTTPLSLTLTHFSDVQARARNLSVEVQKGRWRTFCSSEWPTLSVGWPRDGTFDLFVILQVKTKVMDPGPQGHPDQVAYILTWEDLIRNPPAWVKPFLPSCPTSQSTLLPLKTSKNRASTQTPDPPKPVLPDESQRDPLLLDALSSPPHAPEETSPPHNPLLLPPPYNSPLAPVSVLSPVPPTSLPASSSSSSTPAPPDLTPQTPPQTPRLRLRRSDDPNGPPTWQSSLFPLRTVNRTVQYWPFSASDLYNWKTHNPSFSQEPQALTSLIESILLTHQPTWDDCQQLLQVLLTTEERQRVLLEARKNVPGPGGLPTQLPNEIDEGFPLTRPDWDYETAPGRESLRIYRQALLAGLKGAGKRPTNLAKVRTIIQGKEESPAAFMERLLEGFRMYTPFNPEAPEHKATVAMSFIDQAASDIKGKLQRLDGIQTYGLQELVREAEKVFNKRETPEEKEARLAKEQEAREERRDRKRDKHLTKILAAVVTENGTGKSGETKRRPKVGKDQCAYCKERGHWIKDCPKRPGNSKKPASVLALGEESEXGCQGSGAPPEPRLTLSVGGHPTTFLVDTGAQHSVLTKANGPLSSRTSWVQGATGRKIHKWTNRRTVDLGQGTVTHSFLVVPECPYPLLGRDLLTKLGAQIHFSETGAQVLNRDGQPIQVLTVSLQDEHRLFETPVTTNLLEAWLQDFPQAWAETGGLGRAKCQVPIIIDLKPTAMPVSIRQYPMSKEAHMGIQPHITRFLELGVLRPCRSPWNTPLLPVKKPGTRDYRPVQDLREVNKRTMDIHPTVPNPYNLLSTLSPDHTWYTVLDLKDAFFCLPLAPQSQELFAFEWRDPERGISGQLTWTRLPQGFKNSPTLFDEALHRDLTDFRTQHPEVTLLQYVDDLLLAAPTKEACILGTRHLLRELGEKGYQASAKKAQICQTKVTYLGYILSEGKRWLTPGRIETVARIPPPQNPREVREFLGTAGFCRLWIPGFAELAAPLYALTKESAPFTWQEKHQSAFEALKEALLSAPALGLPDTSKPFTLFIDEKQGIAKGVLTQKLGPWKRPVAYLSKKLDPVAAGWPPCLRIMAATAMLVKDSAKLTLGQPLTVITPHALEAIVRQPPDRWITNACLTHYQALLLDTDRVQFGPPVTLNPATLLPAPEDQQSAHDCRQVLAETHGTREDLKDQELPDADHSWYTDGSSYIDSGTRRAGAAVVDGHHIIWAQSLPPGTSAQKAELIALTKALELSEGKKANIYTDSRYAFATAHTHGSIYERRGLLTSEGKEIKNKAEIIALLKALFLPRKVAIIHCPGHQKGQDPIATGNRQADQVARQVAVAETLTLTTKLEETNLTTNKYAYTPEDQEEAKAIGAILNQDTKDWEKEGKIVLPRKEALAMIQQMHAWTHLSNQKLKLLIEKTDFLIPKAGTLIEQVTSACKVCQQVNAGATRVPEGKRTRGNRPGVYWEIDFTEVKPHHAGYKYLLVFVDTFSGWVEAYPTRQETAHVVAKKILEEIFPRFGLPKVIGSDNGPAFVSQVSQGLARTLGINWKLHCAYRPQSSGQVERMNRTIKETLTKLTLETGLKDWRRLLSLALLRARNTPNRFGLTPYEILYGGPPPLSTLLNSFSPSDPKTDLQARLKGLQAVQAQIWTPLAELYRPGHPQTSHPFQVGDSVYVRRHRSQGLEPRWKGPYIVLLTTPTAIKVDGIAAWIHASHAKAAPRTPGPEAPKTWKLHRSENPLKIRLSRV, translated from the exons atgggacagacactgactactcctctatctttgactctgactcatttctcggacGTCCAGGCAAGAGCTCGCAATCTATCCGTTGAGGTTCAAAAAGGTCGATGGCGAACTTTTTGTTCATCGGAGTGGCCCACCCTATCTgtagggtggccccgggacgggacttttgacctctttgttatattacaggttaagacgaaggtaatggatcctggaccacaaggtcatccagatcaagtggcctatatcctcacctgggaggatctcatccggaatcctccggcatgggtgaaacccttccttccttcctgccccacttctcagtctaccctccttcccctgaaaacctccaaaaaccgaGCCTCAACCCAAACTCCAGATCCGCCCAAACCGGTTCTTCCCGATGAGTCCCAAAGGGACCCCCTCCTCCTAGACGCTTTGTCTTCGCCGCCCCACGCCCCCGAAGAGACTTCAccgccccacaaccccctcttactacctccaccctataattcacccctggcccccgtctccgtcctgtccccggtgccccctacttcccttcctgcctccagttcctcctcc tctactccagccccacccgatctaactccccagaccccacctcagaccccccgcctccgtctccggcgatcggacgacccgaacggccctcccacttggcaatcttccctgtttcctctccggacAGTCAACCGGACTGTCcaatattggccattttctgcatccgatctctataattggaaaactcataacccttccttttcccaagaaccccaggccctaaccTCACTAATAGAGtctatcctcctcacacaccagcctacctgggacgactgccagcagctcttacaggtccttttgactaccgaggaaaggcaacgagttctcctggaggcccggaaaaatgtgccggggcctggaggtcttccaactcagcttcccaatgaaatagatgaagggtttcccctcacccgcccggactgggactatgaaacggctccaggtagggagagtctccgaatctatcgccaggctctgttggcgggtctcaagggggcagggaaacggcccaccaatttggccaaggtaaggaccataatccaaggaaaagaggagagccccgcagcctttatggaacggcttctagaggggtttcggatgtatactccatttaaccccgaggctccagaacataaggctaccgtggccatgtcattcatagatcaggcagcgtctgatataaaaggaaagctccaacggctagatgggattcaaacctatgggttgcaggaactagttagggaggcagaaaaggtatttaacaaaagggagaccccagaggaaaaggaggctaggctagcaaaagagcaggaagcacgggaggaacgaagagatcgaaagagagataaacatttaaccaaaatcctggcagctgtagtgacagaaaacggaacaggaaagtcaggggaaacgaaGAGGCGGCCCAAAGTAGGAAAAGACCAGTGCGCCTATTGCAAAGAACGCGGGCACTGGatcaaagactgccctaagcgcCCCGGGAACTCAAAGAAACCTGCCTCTGTGCTCGCCTTAGGCGAAGAGAGCGAATAGGGATGTCAGGGCTCCGGAgccccccccgagccccggctaaccctatctgtaggggggcatcccaccaccttcctggtggacacGGGAGCTCAACACTCGGTCTTAACCAAGGCAAATGGGCCTCTGTCCTCGCGTACCTCCTGGGTCCAAGgagcgacaggaagaaaaattcacaaatggactaacCGCCGCACGGTTGACTTAGGGCAAGGGACGGTGACACACTCCTTTCTGGTGGTACCCGAATGCCCGTACCCCCTTCTGGGACgagacctcctaaccaagcttGGAGCCCAGATACACTTCTCCGAAACGGGGGCCCAAGTGCTAAACCGGGATGGCCAGCCTATCCAAGtcttaactgtgtccttacaagacgaacacagactttttgaaaccccggtcaccactaacctcctcgaagcctggctgcaggactttccccaagcctgggcagaaacgggagggctcggtcgagccaaatgccaagtcccaatcataattgacctaaagcccacggcaatgcctgtgtctatcaggcagtatcccatgagcaaggaggctcatatgggcattcagccacacattactagatttctagagcttggggtcctgcgaccTTGCCGCTCACCTTGGAATACCCCTCTTTTACCAGTAAAAAAACCTGGCACCCGGGACTACAGGCCCGTCCAAGACTTAAGAGAAgtcaacaaaaggactatggatatccaccctacggtccccaatccctataacttgctcagcaccctgagcccagaccacacctggtacacagtactggacctaaaagatgcgttcttttgcttacccttggccccccagagccaggaactgtttgcttttgaatggagggaccctgaaagaggaatttcaggccaattaacctggacccgcttaccccaagggttcaaaaactcccccactctctttgatgaggctcttcacagggacctaactgacttccggactcaacatccagaagtaactctactccaatatgtggatgaccttcttctggccgcccccacaaaagaagcctgcatactaggtaccagacatctgctccgggaattaggagaaaaaggataccaggcatccgccaagaaggcccagatttgccaaaccaaggtaacctacctggggtacatactgagtgaggggaaaagatggctcacccctgggcgaatagaaactgtggctcgcattccgccgccccagaaccccagagaggtacgtgaattcctgggaactgctgggttctgtcgcttatggatacctgggttcgctgagctagccgcccccctctatgccctcacgaaagagagtgcacccttcacctggcaggaaaaacatcagtcagcctttgaggccctaaaagaggccctcctctccgccccggctctcgggttgccagacacctccaagccctttacccttttcatagacgagaaacaaggaattgccaaaggagttctaacccaaaaattagggccctggaagaggccagtagcatacctgtccaaaaagttggaccctgtggcagcggggtggcccccatgtcttcgtatcatggcagccactgctatgctggtcaaggactctgccaaattaacccttggacagccactaactgttatcacCCCGCATGCTTTAGAGGCCATAGTGCGGCAGCCACCGGACCGATGGATAACCAACGCATGCCTAACCCactaccaggccctcctactggacacagaccgcgtccaatttggacctccggttaccttgaaccctgccacgttgctaccggcaccggaagaccaacagagcgcacacgattgccggcaagtactggctgagacccatgggacacgggaagaccttaaagatcaagagctcccagatgcggatcactcttggtatacggacgggagcagttacatcgactcaggtacccggagggcgggagcggcggtagtagatggccaccacatcatatgggcacaatcACTACCTCCTGGCACGTCTGCACAAAAGGCCGAGCTGATAGcgctcaccaaggccctagaactatccgaagggaaaaaggctaacatatacacagatagccgatatgcctttgcaacggctcatacacatgggagtatttatgaaagaaggggcctactaacctcagaaggaaaagaaattaaaaacaaagctgaaatcattgcattattaaaggccctttttcttccccgaaaagtagccataattcattgccccgggcatcagaaaggacaagacccaattgcaacaggaaatagacaggcagaccaagtagccaggcaagtcgctgtggcagaaacgttgactttgaccacaaaacttgaagaaaccaatcttacgaccaacaaatatgcttacaccccagaagaccaggaagaggcaaaggccataggggctatactgaatcaggacactaaagactgggaaaaagaaggaaagatagtccttccccgaaaggaagccctggcaatgatccaacaaatgcacgcctggacacatttaagtaatcagaagctgaagttactgattgaaaaaactgacttcttaatccctaaggcaggcaccctcatagaacaggtaacctccgcctgtaaggtctgtcaacaggtaaacgctggggctacccgagtgccggaaggaaaacggactcgtggtaaccgcccaggagtctattgggaaatagactttactgaagtaaagcctcaccatgcggggtataagtacctattagtgtttgtagacaccttttcaggatgggtagaagcctaccccacccgacaagaaacggcacacgtggtagccaagaagattttagaagaaatcttccccagatttggacttcccaaggtaatcgggtcagataacgggccggccttcgtttcccaggtaagtcaggggctcgccaggacactggggattaattggaaattacactgtgcatataggccccagagctcaggacaggtagaaagaatgaatagaacaataaaagagacccttactaaattgaccttagagactggcttaaaagattggagacgcctcctatctctggctttgttaagagccagaaatacgcccaaccgtttcgggctcaccccgtatgaaatcctttatgggggacccccccctttgtcaaccttgctcaattccttctccccctccgatcctaagactgatttacaagcccgactaaaagggctgcaagcggtgcaggcccaaatctggacacccctggccgaactgtaccggccaggacatccacaaactagccacccatttcaggtaggagactccgtgtacgtccggcggcaccgctctcaaggattggagcctcgttggaagggaccttacatcgtcctgctgaccacgcccaccgcCATAAAGGTTGACGGGATCGCCGCCTGGATTCACGCATCGCACGCCAAGGCAGCCCCAAGAACCCCTGGACCGGAAgctcccaaaacctggaagctccaccgttcggagaaccctcttaagataagactctcccgtgtctga